A stretch of the Mycobacterium shigaense genome encodes the following:
- the car gene encoding carboxylic acid reductase, which produces MSTTIREERLQRRIEELTANDPQFAAVRPDPAIAAAVEQPGLRLPQIVHIVLDGYAERPALGHRAVEFVKSPTTGRTTVELLPRFETITYRELDERVEALARALAQDSVHAGDRVAALGFNSVDFTTIDIALGRIGAVAVPLQTSAAITQLEPIVVETEPTVFAASVNQLPDAVELILGSGHRPAKLVVFDYHHEVDDEREAVDSARSRLADAGVPVEPLTDLLERGKTLPPLPDATIEEDALALLIYTSGSTGAPKGAMYRQANVGKMWRRSSCSWFGETVASITLNFMPMSHVMARGILYGTLGNGGTAYFAARSDLSTLLEDLELVRPTEMNFVPRIWETLYGEYLRQVDSGADKAQAMDDMRRYQLGGRCIFAMTGSAPTSPELKTWVEALLDMHLLEGYGSTEAGMVLFDGEVQRPPVIDYKLADVPDLGYFATDQPYPRGELLLKTENMFPGYYKRPEITADVFDADGYYRSGDVVAEVAPDKLVYVDRRNNVLKLAQGEFVTLAKLEAVFGNSPLIRQIYVYGNSAHPYLLAVIVPSEDALARFGDDEINPRLADSLQNVAREADLQSYEVPRDFIVETTPFTLENGLLTGIRKLAWPKLKQHYGERLEQLYADLTQGQANELSELRRTGATAPVLQTVSRAAVALLGAATTELTPDAHFTDLGGDSLSALTFGNLLHEIFDIDVPVGVIVSPANDLQAIASYIEAERQGTKRPSFASVHGREAVEVHAGDLTLDKFLDADTLAAAPTLAAPATEVRTVLLTGATGFLGRYLALDWLERMDLVNGKVIALVRAKSDADARARLDKTFDSGDPKLLAHYRELAADHLEVIAGDKGDANLGLDPQTWQRLADTVDLIVDPAALVNHVLPYSELFGPNALGTAELIRIALTGRKKPYTYVSTIAVGDQIAPGQFTEDADIRQISATRRINDSYANGYGNSKWAGEVLLREANDLCGLPVAVFRCDMILADTTYAGQLNVPDMFTRMMLSLAATGIAPGSFYELDAEGRRQRAHYDGLPVEFIAEAIATLGAQNVQSFQTYHVMNPYDDGIGMDEFVDWLIDPAQGAGCSIQRIPDYAEWLPRFETALRGLPEKQRNASLLPLLHNYQKPERPITGSMAPTDRFRAAVQDAKVGPDKDIPHITPQIIAKYISDLRLLGLL; this is translated from the coding sequence CCCTCGGGCACCGCGCCGTCGAGTTCGTCAAGAGCCCCACGACGGGCCGCACCACAGTGGAGCTGCTCCCCCGCTTCGAAACCATCACCTACCGCGAACTCGACGAGCGTGTGGAGGCTTTGGCGCGCGCCCTGGCGCAGGACTCCGTGCATGCCGGCGACCGCGTCGCCGCGCTCGGTTTCAACAGCGTCGACTTCACCACCATCGACATCGCGCTCGGACGGATCGGTGCCGTCGCGGTCCCGCTGCAGACCAGCGCCGCAATCACCCAGCTCGAGCCGATCGTCGTCGAGACCGAACCCACGGTGTTCGCCGCCAGCGTCAACCAGCTGCCCGACGCCGTCGAACTGATCCTGGGCAGCGGCCACCGGCCGGCCAAGCTCGTGGTGTTCGACTACCACCACGAGGTCGACGACGAGCGCGAGGCCGTGGACAGCGCCCGCTCGCGGCTGGCTGACGCCGGGGTGCCCGTCGAACCCCTGACCGACCTGCTGGAGCGGGGCAAGACACTGCCCCCGCTGCCCGACGCGACCATCGAGGAAGACGCGCTGGCGCTGTTGATCTACACCTCCGGCAGCACCGGGGCGCCCAAGGGCGCGATGTACCGGCAGGCCAATGTCGGCAAGATGTGGCGCCGGTCGAGCTGCAGCTGGTTCGGCGAAACGGTCGCGTCGATCACCCTCAACTTCATGCCGATGAGCCACGTCATGGCGCGCGGCATCCTGTACGGGACGCTCGGCAACGGCGGCACCGCTTACTTCGCCGCGCGCAGCGACCTCTCGACGCTGCTCGAGGATTTGGAGCTGGTGCGGCCCACCGAGATGAACTTCGTGCCGCGCATCTGGGAGACCCTCTACGGCGAATACCTGCGCCAGGTCGACAGCGGCGCCGACAAAGCACAGGCGATGGACGACATGCGCCGATACCAGCTGGGCGGGCGGTGCATCTTCGCGATGACCGGCTCGGCGCCCACCTCGCCGGAGCTCAAGACGTGGGTGGAAGCCCTGCTCGACATGCACCTGCTGGAGGGCTACGGGTCCACCGAGGCCGGCATGGTCCTGTTCGACGGCGAAGTCCAGCGTCCGCCGGTGATCGACTACAAGCTGGCCGATGTCCCGGACCTGGGCTACTTTGCCACCGACCAGCCGTACCCGCGGGGCGAGTTGCTGCTCAAGACCGAGAACATGTTCCCGGGCTACTACAAGCGTCCCGAGATCACCGCCGACGTGTTCGACGCCGACGGCTATTACCGCAGCGGCGACGTCGTCGCCGAGGTTGCACCCGACAAGTTGGTTTACGTCGACCGCCGCAACAACGTCCTCAAGCTCGCCCAGGGCGAATTCGTCACCCTCGCCAAGCTGGAGGCGGTGTTCGGCAACAGCCCGCTGATCCGGCAGATCTACGTCTACGGCAACAGCGCGCACCCCTACCTGCTGGCCGTCATCGTGCCCAGCGAAGATGCGCTGGCCCGCTTCGGCGACGACGAGATCAATCCACGGCTGGCCGACTCGCTGCAGAACGTGGCCAGGGAAGCCGACCTGCAGTCCTACGAGGTGCCGCGCGACTTCATCGTCGAGACCACGCCGTTCACCCTGGAGAACGGCCTGCTCACCGGCATCCGCAAGCTGGCGTGGCCGAAGCTGAAGCAGCATTACGGCGAACGTCTCGAGCAGTTGTACGCCGACCTGACGCAGGGCCAGGCCAACGAGCTGAGCGAGCTGCGCCGCACCGGCGCCACCGCACCCGTCCTGCAGACGGTGAGCCGGGCCGCGGTCGCTCTGCTGGGGGCCGCCACCACCGAGCTGACACCCGACGCCCACTTCACCGACCTGGGCGGAGATTCGCTGTCCGCGTTGACATTCGGCAACCTGCTGCACGAAATCTTCGACATCGACGTGCCGGTGGGTGTGATCGTGAGCCCGGCCAACGACCTGCAGGCCATCGCGAGCTACATCGAGGCCGAGCGCCAGGGCACCAAGCGTCCCAGCTTCGCCTCGGTGCACGGTCGCGAGGCGGTCGAGGTGCACGCCGGCGACCTCACGCTGGACAAGTTCCTCGACGCCGACACCCTGGCCGCCGCCCCCACGCTGGCCGCGCCGGCGACCGAGGTCCGCACGGTCCTGCTGACCGGGGCGACCGGCTTCCTGGGCCGCTACCTGGCGCTGGACTGGCTGGAGCGAATGGACCTGGTCAACGGCAAGGTGATCGCGCTGGTGCGGGCCAAATCCGACGCGGACGCCCGCGCCCGGCTGGACAAGACGTTCGATAGCGGCGACCCGAAGCTGCTGGCGCACTACCGGGAGCTGGCGGCCGACCACCTCGAGGTCATCGCCGGGGATAAGGGCGACGCCAACCTAGGCCTGGACCCGCAGACATGGCAGCGGCTGGCCGACACCGTCGACCTGATCGTCGACCCCGCGGCACTGGTCAACCACGTGCTTCCGTACAGCGAGCTGTTCGGCCCCAACGCGTTGGGCACCGCCGAGTTGATCCGGATCGCGTTGACCGGCCGCAAGAAGCCGTACACCTACGTCTCGACCATCGCGGTGGGCGACCAGATCGCCCCGGGGCAGTTCACCGAGGATGCCGACATCCGGCAGATCAGTGCGACCCGGCGGATCAACGACAGCTACGCCAACGGCTACGGCAACAGCAAGTGGGCCGGCGAGGTGCTGCTGCGCGAGGCCAACGACCTGTGCGGCTTGCCGGTGGCGGTGTTCCGCTGCGACATGATCCTGGCCGACACCACCTACGCCGGTCAGCTCAACGTGCCGGACATGTTCACCCGCATGATGCTGAGCCTGGCCGCCACCGGCATCGCGCCCGGGTCGTTCTACGAGCTGGACGCCGAGGGCCGCCGACAGCGCGCCCACTACGACGGCCTGCCCGTCGAGTTCATCGCGGAGGCGATCGCCACGCTGGGAGCCCAGAACGTGCAGAGCTTCCAGACCTACCACGTGATGAACCCGTACGACGACGGCATCGGGATGGACGAGTTCGTCGACTGGCTGATCGACCCGGCCCAGGGGGCCGGCTGCTCGATCCAGCGGATCCCTGACTACGCCGAATGGCTGCCGCGGTTCGAGACGGCCCTGCGGGGTCTGCCCGAAAAGCAGCGCAACGCCTCGCTGCTGCCGTTGCTGCACAACTACCAGAAGCCCGAACGGCCGATCACCGGCTCGATGGCTCCGACCGATCGGTTCCGCGCGGCGGTTCAGGACGCGAAAGTTGGCCCGGACAAAGACATTCCGCACATCACGCCGCAGATCATCGCCAAGTACATCAGCGACCTGCGACTGCTCGGGCTGCTGTAG